The DNA segment GGTCTTGAGGGCCAGAAACGGCAGCAGGGCGTACCGCTGCTCAAGCTGCACCATCGCTGCCGCCAGATTGGTGGCCGGGTAATTCACTAGACCGCCCGATGGGGCCAGGGCATTCGGCTGGTTGGCAGCCAATCGGGCCTGGGCGGCGGCGCGGCTGGCCAGTTTGGGGCCAAAATAAATCGCGTCCACATACGGGTCTTCGGGCAGTTTTTTCAGGCCAGTGAGCGGTCCCAGCACGCCCTCGGTGCCGTCGTCGTAGTTCTGGATGGTCAGCGGCTGGTTGCTCAGCAGGCCCGGCGCACCGTCTAGCATGACCATCCCGCGTATGTCGTCCGAGCCGCGCCCTGAGTCTGCGGGGGGGCCATCAAAGTCGTAGGCTGCGTACAGTCCGGTCAGGCTGCCGCCCATTGAGTGACCGCCGATAAACACCTCAGAGGTCAGGGTACGGGCCTCTTTAATCGCCACCCGCCAGTCGCGCAGTGTCACATTCAGGCCCCAGTCGCGCATGTAGGACAGGCTTTCTTTAGAGCGGGAAGGCAGGCCGTCTTTCACGATCTGCGCCAACTCCGCAGGATTGGCTGCCGCGATCTCCGCCTGGGGTTCCAGCAGGTTGCTGCGGCGGTCCACCGTCCAGACCGCCGTGCCCGGTTGCAGGGCCACGATCTGCCGCGCCAGCCGGTCAAAACTGCCCGCACCGCCCAGAAAGCCGGGCATCAGCAGCAGGATGGTTGTGGGTTTTTCGGGGCCATAGCGAATGGTGATGCTGGCGTTCAGGTTGGTAGGCGTGCCAGGAACCACGAAGCTGGGGCGCACCACGCGCACGGCTGGAACCCGCGCCAGGACCGCGTCGCTGGGTGTGGTTACGGCGGCAGGCGCGGACGGGCGCACCGTCTGGGTGGCCGGGGCACAGGCGGCCAGCAGGGCGGAAAGCAGGAGAAGGGGCGACAGACGCATCAGCCCATGCTGCTCTGCATGCGAAAAGGGGATGGTGCGGCGGCTTACGGGCAGCCTTGGCCGGGGCTTGATCTGCTGGGGTGGGCAGGGGCGGTCCATCTGCCTATCACACGCCCGCTTCCGCACGCCACGCCGCTCTAAACTCATGACATGAGCGCCCCCACCTCCACTCCCCTGACCCTGCCGAAAGGCTTTCAGACCGCCGCGCTGGCCGCTGGCATCAAGCCCAGTGGCAAGACTGATCTGAGTACCGTGGTCTCCGAGACCGACTGCGTATGGGCCTTTGCCGGAACGCGCAGCACCACCGCCGCCGCCTGCGTGACACGTAACCGCGAGGTCTATGCGGCGGGCGGCCCGGTGCGGGCGCTGGTGGTCAATGCCGGAAACGCCAACGCCGCCACTGGGAAACGCGGCGCACGCGACAATGCCGACATTGCCGATGCGCTGGGCAGCGTGCTGAATGTGGAGATGGACAGCGTACTGACCGCCAGCACCGGGATCATCGGCCACCCGCTGCCGATGGACCGCGTGCTGAGCGGCGTGGAACACCTGCCCGAAGACCTGAGGACCGACGCTGCCGCCTTCGCGGGCGCGATCATGACCACCGATTTGCGGCCCAAGACCGCCTCGGCAGACCTGCCCGGTGGGGCGCGAATTGTGGGCGTCGCCAAGGGCAGCGGCATGATCCACCCGGATATGGCCACCATGTTTGCCTTCGTCTTCACCGACGCGGCGGTGGATGGTCCCGGCCTGCGCGCAGCTTTCTCTGCCGTGGTGGCCCGTACCTTCAATGCCGTGACCGTGGACGGCGACACCAGCACCAACGACATGGCGATGGTGCTGGCAAATGGGCAGGCCGGAGAGGTGGCGCTGACTGATTTCCTGCCCGCGCTAGAGGCCGTGATGCGTGACCTGGCCCGCCAGATCGCCCGCGACGGCGAGGGAGCCACCCGCCTGCTGACGGTCCGCGTGTCCGGCGCCCTCACGGAAGCCGAGGCACTCACCGCCGCCCGCACCTGCTGCGTCAGCCCGCTGCTCAAGAGCGCGGTTCACGGCAACGATCCCAACTGGGGCCGCGTGATCATGGCGGTGGGCCGCAGCGGAGCCGCCGTGAACGTCGAGGGCATGACCGTGGCCGTGCAGGGCAACCCGGTTTTTGCTGGAAAGCCGCTGCCCTATGACGATGCGGCAGTCAGCGACAGCATGAAAGCTGAAGAAGTCATTTTCGAGATAGACCTCGGCGTGGGCGGCGCGTCCGGCGAGGCGTGGGGTTGTGATCTGAGCGCCGAATACGTGAGCATCAACGCGGATTACACGACCTGAGAACAATCGGTAGTTGAGGACTTGCCGCTAGCTCCCTTTGCCCTCTCGTGGAATGCCAGGAGAGAGCCACCACTTCAATCAGAACTCCCAAAAGTCACGAGATTTTCGCCACTTGAGCCAACCTTCAGAACCGGGCTTCAGGCGCATAGGCGGGCTACGCTACGGCATGACCATCCAAACCCCGAACAAAGCTCCTGCCCCACAGCCCGCGCTGGCCCGGCCCCTGGATTTCTCGTTTTCGTCCAACCGGATCGCGGCGGCGGGGATGGTGGGGGCGGTACTGCTTGGGCGTGTGGTGCGCGGCAACTGGTGGCAGGCGCTGGGCGTGGGCGGCGCGGCCTTCAGCGCCTGGGCGATTGCGCGCGAACTGGACCCGGATTCACCGCAGACCGCCAACGCGGCGTTGCCCGTCGCTGCCGCCGCCGCGTTGATCGGCGGACCGGGCAATCCGCTGGCTGCCTTCGCCGCGCTGAGTGGCCTGAGACTGATCGCCGGAACCACCGGAGAGAACGCCACCCCCTTGGATCATCAGGGTCTGCTGGTGCAATCGGCATTGGCGGCGGCCACGGGCAACCGTTCGGCAGCACTCCTCGCTTCGGCAGCGCCGCTCCTGACTCCCGGTTCCCACTCGTGGTTGCCCGCGCTGGGCGTGCTGATGCCCCGGCTGTGGCGGGATCAGGCTTCGGGTGTGACTACTATGCCCGCCGCCCTTCTTGGGCTGGGAGCCGTGGCCCTGACGCCTGTGTTCACGACCCCCGAACCGGTCAGCAGCCCATGTGACCGCGCCGCCCGCACGGTCCGGGCAGAGGAAGTCCAGCGTGCCCGGCAGGCCGCCGTGGTCTCGCTGACGATGGGTCTGGGCGGCGGAGGCGTGCGCGGACTGGTGCCGCTGGCATCGGCAGTATTGACTGTGGGATTGCGCCGCGTGCGACAGGGAGCCGTCAAACCCTGAGGGTTTCTTCCTCGCCATCTATCTCGCCCCATACCCTCAGCATTCCCAGCCCCTAGACTGCCGCCCATGCTGGGACTGATTTGTGTGGATGTGGACGGAACCCTGATCGGCACGGACAACACCGTGCGGGAAGATGTCTGGGCAGCGCTGGCGGATGCAAGAGCAATGGGTGTGCGGATTGCGCTGTGCAGCGGACGTCCCGCCATTGGGAACGCCCTGGGCTACGCGCGGCGGATGGACGCGGACGGCTGGCACGTCTTTCAGAACGGGGCCAGCGTGGTCCGGGTGGACTCCGGGGAAAGCCTCTCGGAAGCCCTGCCCGACGACGCACTGCCCATGCTGATGGAACGCGCCCACGCCGAAGACCGCTTGCTGGAGGTCTACACCGACACCGAATTCGGCGTGACCAAACCCGGTTCGCTGGCCGAGCGCCATGCCGCGCTGCTGGGCGTGCCGTATGATCCGCGCACCCCCGAATCGCTGGTGGGAACGCGCGTGCGGGCGCAGTGGGTGGTGCCGCGCGAGCAGGAAACGGCTGTTACGACGGAGCCTCATCCGGGACTGGACCTGCATCCGGCAGGCAGCCCGGCCATGCCGGACACCATGTTCATCAGCATCACCCGCGCGGGCATCAGCAAGGGCAGCGCGGTGCGGCGAATCGCGGCGGAATACGGCCTAGGCATGGACCGCGTGATGATGGTGGGCGACGGCGAGAATGACGTGAGCGCCATGCGCGTGGTGGGCCATCCGGTGGCGATGGGCAACGCGGACCCACCCGCCTTGGCCGCCGCCCGCTACACGGTGGGCCATGTGGATAATGGAGGCTTGATAGAGGCCGTGCAGTTGGCGCTGACGCTGTAAACGCTAGAGCCTCAAACGTCAGCATCTCAAACGCTAGAGTCTGCGGGTGCTGGGAACCGTTGAGCAGGCTGTGCAGTTGGGGGCGCGGGCGATTGCCTCGCTGGCCGAATTCGCCGCCGCGCTAATTATTGCCGCCGCGATTGTGCAGGCGCTGTGGCGTTCGCTATATGCGCTGTTCCTACCGCGCAACGCCGCCGCCAACGACGAGGCCAAGCAGAACCTGCGCCTGCAACTGGGCCGCTGGCTCGCCATTGCCCTGGAATTTCTGCTGGCCGCCGACATCCTCCTGACCGCCATCGCCCCCACCTGGGAGGACATCGGCAAACTGGGGGCCATTGCGCTGATTCGCACGGCGCTCAATTATTTTCTGGAACGGGAGATTGACGCCAACAACCGGGAGAAGGGAAAGATGAAAGTGAACGGGGACGCGTAGTGTTTCATGGGTCTGGGACGCTTCGACGGTTGAACCCCTCAGTCAGCTCCGCTCTCCTACACAGCTTTGCAAGTTCAGGGGAGCTATGAAGATCACCCGTTCAGCACCGTCAAAACCACCTCCACGATGCGTTCGCCGTAATTCTCAATGCGCTTCGGTCCCATACCGGGCAGGCCCTGAAGTTCTTCCACCGTGCGTGGGCAGGCAGCAGCCAGGGCTTCCAGCGCGGCGTTCGGGAAGATCACGAAGGCGCTGTGTCCAGTTTCGCGAGTCAACTCGCGGCGCAGTTCGCGCAGGACTTCGGCAACATCTGGATTGACGGAGACGGGCGGGGTTTGCTCTGCTCTGACTGGGGCTGAGAAGAGGGGCTGGGGTGGCGTTCTTTCTTCCTTACCACGCAGCAGCCCCAGCACGGCGCTGTTTTCCCGTATCCCACGCTCGGCGGGTGAAGCAGGCCGCGCCCGCTCACTCCCCGAATGTTCGCGCACGATGTCTAGCACGCCCTCGCCATAATCAGCCAGTTTGCGCTGGCCCACACCGCTGACCGTTCCCAGCGTGGCCGCGCTACCGGGGCGCAACTCGCAGATGGCCTTGAGGGTGGCGTCGCTGAAAATGGCGTAGGGCGGCACAGCTTTCTGCCGGGCAAGCTGAAGCCTCCAGGCCCGCAATGCTTCAAACAGCGGCGCGTCCTGTGAATCCACCGGGGCGCGGTTGCCACGGGAAGCGTCCCGGTCCCGCTTGCGAGACTTTTCGTGGGGAACGAGACTGTCCTCACGCAACATCAGTTGTGTCTCGCCCTTCAACAGCGGGCGAGATTTGCCAGTGGCGCTCAGGCCATAGTGTTCGCCCGCTGCGAGGTGACCCAGACTGACCATTTGACGGATCAGCCCGCGCCACATCTTCTCGTCGTGGCCCTTGCCGACGCCGAAGGTGGGCAGCAGATGGTGGCCCATCGCCACGACTTTCTCGGTGGGCTGGCCCAGCAGAATGTCGGTCAGGTGAGCCGCGCCAAAACGGTTGCCCGTGCGAATAGCCGCGCTCAGGGCCATCTGCGCCTCGCGGGTGGCGTCGCGCACTTTCGGTGGGTTCAGGCAGATGTCGCAGTTGCCGCAGGGTTCGTTTCTCTCCTCTCCAAAGTAGGCCAGCAACAACTGGCGGCGGCAGGTCGCGGCCTCGCAGTAGGTGAGCAGGGCGTCCAGTTTGGCAGCCTCCACGCGCTTTACGTCCTCCGGCGCGTCACTCTGCGAGAGCATCCGCTTGACGTTCACCACGTCGGCCAGCCCGTAGACCATCCAGGCGGTGCTGGGCAGGCCGTCGCGCCCGGCGCGGCCCGTTTCCTGGTAGTAGCCCTCCATGCTCTTGGGCAGGTCCAGGTGCGCCACGAAACGTACGTTGGGCTTGTCAATGCCCATGCCAAAGGCCACCGTGGCCACCACCACCACACCCTCGTCGTTCAGAAAGCGTTCCTGGGCGTGGTTGCGCTCACGCGGCGAGAGGCCCGCGTGATACGGCACGGCGTCCACCCCCTGCGTCGCCAGCCACTGCGCGGTCTGTTCCACCGATTTGCGCGACAGGCAGTACACGATGCCCGCGTCTCCCCGGTGTTCGGCGTGGATAAAATCCAGCAACTGGGTCTTGGGGCCCTCCTTGTTCGCCACCCGGTACTGGATATTCGGGCGGTCAAAGCTGGAGATGAACTGTGCCGCGCTGTTCAGTTCCAGCACGTTCAGGATGTCGGCGCGCGTGCGGTCATCGGCGGTGGCGGTCAGGGCCACGCGGGGGATGTCGGGAAAACGCCGGGGCAGCACGCCAAGTTGCCCGTATTCCGGCCTGAAATCATGCCCCCACTGCGAGACACAGTGAGCCTCGTCGATGGCGAACAGGGCCACCGAGGCGCGTTCCAGCAGGTCCAACGTGCGCGGCAGCAACAGGCGTTCGGGGGCCACGTACAGCATGTCCAGTTCCCCGGCCATCAGGGCAGCTTCCACCTCGCGCACACTTTGCAAATCCAGGCTGGAATTCAGAAAAGCGGCCCGCACGCCAAATTGCCTCAGCGCGTCCACCTGATCTTTCATCAGCGCGATAAGGGGCGACACCACGATGCCAACGCCGGGGCGCAGCAAACTGGGCACCTGATAGCACAGGCTCTTGCCGCCGCCCGTGGGCATCAGCACCAGCGCATTGTTGCCCTCTACCACCGTCCGCACAATGTCAGCCTGCACGTCCCGAAATGCCCCATAACCCCAGACCCGGCTCAGGACTTCCAGGGCGCGTGCGTCGGTTTCGGCAGGAGATTGGGCAGTGTGCGGCTGGACAAGAGACATCGCCGCCAGGATAGCGCGTTCTGTGCAGGGCGTAATGGCATGGAGGGGTGGTTTTCGGACCTTGCGGTCTGCTGAGGCCGGTCCCACGGTTTACACTGTCCCCCGCATGGCCGATCTAGCCGAGGGATTCCGCACCATTCTTTCAGGCGATTACCCGCGCCTGCTGCTGTCTGGTCTGGGTCTCACGCTGGCGGTCAGCCTGTGCGCGCTGGGCGTTTCAGTGGTGCTGGGGACAGTGCTGGGTATCGTGCGGGTGTTCCGGGTGCCGCTGCTGGGGCCGCTGGGCAATGCCTACGTGGAGGTGGTGCGCGGCATTCCGCTGATCGTTCTCCTGAGCGTGGTGTATTACGGCCTGCCCGCGCTGGGCCTGACGCTGGACGGCTTTCCGGCGGCGGTGCTGGCGCTGGGTCTGTACTCGGCGGCGTACACCTCCGAGATCGTGCGCGGCGGGCTGAACAGCGTGCCCGTGGGCCAGATCGAGGCAGGCCGCAGCCTGGGCCTGAGCCGCGCCCAGGCGGTGCGCTTTGTGGTGCTGCCGCAGGCGTGGCGGGTGGCGCTGCCCGCGCTGGGCAACGAATTCATCAGCCTGATCCTGGGCAGCAGCCTCGCCAGTGCCGTGACCTTGCAGGAACTGTTCGCACAGGGCAAGTACATCACCGGGGTCACCTACCGCCAGTTCGAGGTCTACGCCGTGCTGGCACTAGTTTATTTCCTGCTGACCTTCACCCTGACCCGCGTGGTGCGGGCGCTGGAGCGTCGGCTGGGGCGCGGGCAGGCGGGGATTGAGCGGCGGGTGCTATAGGAGGAAAGTAAGTCACCCCATCACCCTTCCAGTTCAGCCGCCCACGCCAGCACAGCCGCACTGCTGTAGGCCGCCAATCCCTCCCCCACGCTGTCGATATTCTTCGTAAAACGTTCGTCGGCCACCCACATCTGCGCCAGACCGCGCATCATTTCGGGGGATGCATCGTAATATCGGGCCGAGATATGGGCGCGGTGATCGGCGGCCACGGCTTTTGCCTCAGCAGAATCAGGAGGCGTTCCGACGTGCATTAAGGCCACGTAACGGGCATAGATGGCGTTCATCTCGGCCCTGACCGCTTCCCAGTCGGCTTTTGTGTAGCTGCCC comes from the Deinococcus sp. AJ005 genome and includes:
- a CDS encoding alpha/beta fold hydrolase; the encoded protein is MRLSPLLLLSALLAACAPATQTVRPSAPAAVTTPSDAVLARVPAVRVVRPSFVVPGTPTNLNASITIRYGPEKPTTILLLMPGFLGGAGSFDRLARQIVALQPGTAVWTVDRRSNLLEPQAEIAAANPAELAQIVKDGLPSRSKESLSYMRDWGLNVTLRDWRVAIKEARTLTSEVFIGGHSMGGSLTGLYAAYDFDGPPADSGRGSDDIRGMVMLDGAPGLLSNQPLTIQNYDDGTEGVLGPLTGLKKLPEDPYVDAIYFGPKLASRAAAQARLAANQPNALAPSGGLVNYPATNLAAAMVQLEQRYALLPFLALKTGRATNAVEGNNLIAAVLGGKDSYWVAGQQDRNKPVGWLADPADPTNPQDFVKRFWTPLSDFSEWYFPNRLTLDLAAVRQGTKGTPFEKDLRVWHKVSLPALGIVAGEGVSNAEEYQKYAALTGAQMTVRTLRGAAHLDIISARSDQVARWILEWMAGVEAKK
- the argJ gene encoding bifunctional glutamate N-acetyltransferase/amino-acid acetyltransferase ArgJ, with the protein product MSAPTSTPLTLPKGFQTAALAAGIKPSGKTDLSTVVSETDCVWAFAGTRSTTAAACVTRNREVYAAGGPVRALVVNAGNANAATGKRGARDNADIADALGSVLNVEMDSVLTASTGIIGHPLPMDRVLSGVEHLPEDLRTDAAAFAGAIMTTDLRPKTASADLPGGARIVGVAKGSGMIHPDMATMFAFVFTDAAVDGPGLRAAFSAVVARTFNAVTVDGDTSTNDMAMVLANGQAGEVALTDFLPALEAVMRDLARQIARDGEGATRLLTVRVSGALTEAEALTAARTCCVSPLLKSAVHGNDPNWGRVIMAVGRSGAAVNVEGMTVAVQGNPVFAGKPLPYDDAAVSDSMKAEEVIFEIDLGVGGASGEAWGCDLSAEYVSINADYTT
- a CDS encoding Cof-type HAD-IIB family hydrolase encodes the protein MLGLICVDVDGTLIGTDNTVREDVWAALADARAMGVRIALCSGRPAIGNALGYARRMDADGWHVFQNGASVVRVDSGESLSEALPDDALPMLMERAHAEDRLLEVYTDTEFGVTKPGSLAERHAALLGVPYDPRTPESLVGTRVRAQWVVPREQETAVTTEPHPGLDLHPAGSPAMPDTMFISITRAGISKGSAVRRIAAEYGLGMDRVMMVGDGENDVSAMRVVGHPVAMGNADPPALAAARYTVGHVDNGGLIEAVQLALTL
- a CDS encoding DUF1622 domain-containing protein; the protein is MLGTVEQAVQLGARAIASLAEFAAALIIAAAIVQALWRSLYALFLPRNAAANDEAKQNLRLQLGRWLAIALEFLLAADILLTAIAPTWEDIGKLGAIALIRTALNYFLEREIDANNREKGKMKVNGDA
- the recQ gene encoding DNA helicase RecQ — protein: MSLVQPHTAQSPAETDARALEVLSRVWGYGAFRDVQADIVRTVVEGNNALVLMPTGGGKSLCYQVPSLLRPGVGIVVSPLIALMKDQVDALRQFGVRAAFLNSSLDLQSVREVEAALMAGELDMLYVAPERLLLPRTLDLLERASVALFAIDEAHCVSQWGHDFRPEYGQLGVLPRRFPDIPRVALTATADDRTRADILNVLELNSAAQFISSFDRPNIQYRVANKEGPKTQLLDFIHAEHRGDAGIVYCLSRKSVEQTAQWLATQGVDAVPYHAGLSPRERNHAQERFLNDEGVVVVATVAFGMGIDKPNVRFVAHLDLPKSMEGYYQETGRAGRDGLPSTAWMVYGLADVVNVKRMLSQSDAPEDVKRVEAAKLDALLTYCEAATCRRQLLLAYFGEERNEPCGNCDICLNPPKVRDATREAQMALSAAIRTGNRFGAAHLTDILLGQPTEKVVAMGHHLLPTFGVGKGHDEKMWRGLIRQMVSLGHLAAGEHYGLSATGKSRPLLKGETQLMLREDSLVPHEKSRKRDRDASRGNRAPVDSQDAPLFEALRAWRLQLARQKAVPPYAIFSDATLKAICELRPGSAATLGTVSGVGQRKLADYGEGVLDIVREHSGSERARPASPAERGIRENSAVLGLLRGKEERTPPQPLFSAPVRAEQTPPVSVNPDVAEVLRELRRELTRETGHSAFVIFPNAALEALAAACPRTVEELQGLPGMGPKRIENYGERIVEVVLTVLNG
- a CDS encoding amino acid ABC transporter permease is translated as MADLAEGFRTILSGDYPRLLLSGLGLTLAVSLCALGVSVVLGTVLGIVRVFRVPLLGPLGNAYVEVVRGIPLIVLLSVVYYGLPALGLTLDGFPAAVLALGLYSAAYTSEIVRGGLNSVPVGQIEAGRSLGLSRAQAVRFVVLPQAWRVALPALGNEFISLILGSSLASAVTLQELFAQGKYITGVTYRQFEVYAVLALVYFLLTFTLTRVVRALERRLGRGQAGIERRVL